One Trichoderma asperellum chromosome 5, complete sequence genomic region harbors:
- a CDS encoding uncharacterized protein (TransMembrane:3 (i34-53o59-81i93-116o)), producing MLIRGFVTRISPLFLDPIPKIDAYPMLAHFNAEIFKGGFNIFFFFFYSSSHAWAGHYPLTLTFFGSFVLCYFFFTVSSIGGRKIFFGDFMQSSYAICLLITILWTFSPCSFFPFSWTAWRAGLKSETEYPPVVDFGGYE from the coding sequence ATGTTGATACGAGGCTTTGTTACGAGAATATCCCCGCTCTTCCTTGACCCCATTCCCAAAATCGACGCCTATCCAATGCTGGCGCATTTCAACGCTGAGATTTTCAAGGGGGGgttcaatattttttttttctttttctattcttctaGTCATGCCTGGGCTGGTCACTACCCGCTGACGCTTACCTTTTTTGgttcttttgttctttgttattttttttttactgtttCTTCAATTGGCGGCAGAAAAATATTCTTTGGCGACTTTATGCAGAGCTCATACGCCATATGTCTTCTTATCACTATTTTGTGGActttttctccttgttctttttttcctttttcatgGACAGCATGGCGCGCGGGACTAAAAAGCGAAACTGAATACCCACCCGTTGTCGACTTTGGGGGGTATGAATAA